Proteins encoded in a region of the Carassius auratus strain Wakin chromosome 21, ASM336829v1, whole genome shotgun sequence genome:
- the tlcd1 gene encoding TLC domain-containing protein 1, with translation MDTWLNVVQKLPALYVLCCSVIFRILHRFLQTVPRPGTVKADPWRTWKWRNLSVSLVHSLLTGIWAVTCVIQHPVMVHEIHSTYTPSAYMLVVVSSGYFIQDAADIIFSGYAKASWEFLLHHVMVIWCFLYAVFTHQYVAGAVVALFVEVNSVFLHTRLLLKLAKMAQNSFIYTVNKLLNVVTYVTFRLGAQFYLTWYLIHHYSTLDHALYFLITMMLMNIMILIYFYRLLRTDFFSNGRSRSSARKFAED, from the exons ATGGACACATGGCTGAATGTAGTCCAGAAGCTTCCGGCCCTGTATGTCTTGTGCTGTTCTGTAATCTTCAGGATCCTTCACAGGTTCCTGCAGACTGTGCCCAGACCCGGGACGGTGAAAGCGGACCCCTGGAGGACGTGGAAATGGAGAAACCTCTCAGTGTCACTCGTCCACTCACTGCTGACTGGCATCTGGGCCGTCACCTG CGTCATACAGCATCCTGTGATGGTGCATGAAATCCACTCCACCTACACCCCATCAGCATACATGCTAGTCGTCGTCTCATCTG GATACTTCATTCAGGATGCTGCTGACATTATCTTTAGTGGGTATGCCAAAGCATCTTGGGAGTTTTTACTTCACCATGTTATG GTGATCTGGTGTTTCCTGTATGCTGTGTTCACTCATCAGTATGTGGCAGGCGCAGTGGTGGCTTTGTTTGTGGAGGTGAACAGCGTGTTCCTACACACTCGTTTATTGCTCAAACTGGCTAAGATGGCCCAGAACTCTTTCATCTACACCGTCAACAAACTGCTCAATGTGGTGACCTATGTGACCTTCCGGCTCGGGGCACAGTTTTACCTCACCTGGTACCTCATACACCACTACTCGACGTTGGATCATGCCCTCTACTTCCTGATAACCATGATGCTCATGAACATCATGATTCTCATCTATTTCTACCGCCTCCTCCGAACCGACTTCTTCAGCAATGGGCGTTCTCGCAGTAGTGCTCGTAAATTTGCTGAGGACTAA
- the rpl23a gene encoding large ribosomal subunit protein uL23 codes for MAPKAKKEAVPAKTEAKSKALKAKKAVLKGVHSQRKKKIRTTPTFHRPKTLRLRRQPKYPRKSAPRRNKLDHYAIIKFPLTTESAMKKIEDNNTLVFIVDVKANKHQIKHAVKKLYDIDVAKVNTLIRPDGEKKAYVRLAPDYDALDVANKIGII; via the exons ATGGCCCCGAAGGCGAAGAAGGAAG CTGTACCGGCCAAGACTGAGGCCAAGTCCAAGGCCCTTAAAGCCAAGAAGGCTGTGCTGAAGGGTGTCCACAGCCAGAGGAAGAAGAAGATCAGGACCACCCCGACCTTCCACCGGCCCAAGACCCTGCGTCTGAGGAGGCAGCCCAAGTACCCCAGGAAGAGCGCTCCACGCAGAAACAA GCTGGACCATTATGCCATCATCAAGTTCCCTCTGACCACGGAGTCAGCCATGAAGAAGATTGAGGACAACAACACTCTGGTCTTCATTGTTGACGTCAAGGCTAACAAGCATCAGATTAAACACGCCGTCAAGAAACTGTACGACATCGATGTGGCCAAAGTCAACACACTGATCAG GCCTGATGGTGAAAAGAAGGCATACGTTCGTCTCGCACCAGATTACGATGCCTTGGATGTTGCAAACAAG ATCGGCATCATCTGA
- the supt6h gene encoding transcription elongation factor SPT6 yields MSDFIESEAEESEEEFEEKDLKPKKQQRFMEDDEEEEEEENIEDQDEHGNLRGLIDDGDVEEEEEPQSPREDSDSGEEVRHRRRKRSFNDYLDDDDLDLIEENLGVKVKRRKKKYSRVKTMDDEGEDDEKDMIADEIFTGEGDGDGELEEGEAVDTLHPRDDEEEEEDEESDIDDFIVDDDGQPITKKKGKKFSGYTDAALQEAQEIFGGDFDFAEFDTEAYDNAEEEEEDQEDESWDRPKKQTKRRVGRRSIFEIYEPSELESSHMTDQDNEIRSTDMPERFQLRAIPVKPAEDDELEEEAEWIYRNAFSTPTISMQESTDYLDRGTTTNFSRKGPSTIAKIKEALNFMRNQHFEVPFIAFYRKEYVEPELNINDLWKVWQWDEKWTQLKTRKQNLTRLFQRMQSYQFEQISADPDKPLADSTRPLDTADMERLKDVQSLDELGDVYNHFLLYYGRDIPKMQNAARASKKKLKKIKEVSEEDGEEAEVEEEEEEEEQKGPDLKQASRRDMYSICQSAGLDGLAKKFGLTPEQFGENLRDSYQRHETEQFPAEPLELAKDYVCSQFNNPEAVLEGARYMVAMQIAREPLVRHVLRQTFQERAKINIKPTKKGKKDVDEAHYAYSFKYLKNKPVKELNGDQFLKMCLAEEEGLLAIDICIDLVGVKGYGGDQTYFDEIKQFYYRDEFSHQVQEWNKQRTLAIERSLQHFLYPQMAKELKNKLVAEAKDNIVKSCCKKLYNWLKVAPYRPDQQVEEDDDLMDESQGKGIRVLGVAFASGRDTPVFCSLLNGEGEVVDFLRLPYFLKRRNAWREDEREKKLQDIENLKKFLLSKKPHVVAVAGENRDAHMVMEDIKRTISELEQDSSLPAVGVELVDNELAMLYMNSKKSEADFRDYPPLLRQAVSVARKIQDPLVEFAQVCSSDEDILCLKLHPLQEHVVKEELLGALYCEFINRVNEVGVDVNRAIAHPYTQSLVQYICGLGTRKGSHLLKILKQNNTRLENRTQLVTMCHMGPKVFINCAGFIKIDTASLGDSTDSYIEVLDGSRVHPETYEWARKMAVDALEYDESAEDANPAGALEEILENPERLKDLDLDAFAEELERQGYGNKGITLYDIRAELSCRYKDLRAPYRPPNTEEVFNLLTKETPETFYIGKLITCVVTGIAHRRPQGESYDQAIRNDETGLWQCPFCQQDNFPELSEVWNHFDSGSCPGQAIGVRTRLDNAVTGFIPTKFISDKVVKHPEERVKVGMTVHCRIMKIDIEKFNVDLTCRTSDLSDKNNEWKLPKDTYYDFDAETDDVKQEEEQKKKQQRTTYIKRVIAHPSFHNINFKQAEKMMETMDQGDVVIRPSSKGENHLTVTWKVADGIYQHVDVREEGKENAFSLGHTLWINNEEFEDLDEITARYVQPMAAFARDLLGHKYFQECNGGERKKMEEILIRSKKEKPTFIPYYVSACRDLPGKFLLGYQPRGKPRIEYVTITPDGFRYRSQMFPTVNGLFRWFKDHYQEPVPGVTPTSSRTRTPASVNATPANINIADLTRAVNALPRNMTSQMFNAIAAVTGQGQNPNTTPAQWASSQYGYSGGSSAGGGGSSSAYHVFATPQQPMATPMMTPSYSYTTPGQQQAMTTPQYPSSTPQSSHGHHQHSSSTPSSSSSRVRTPQPKASSHTAVDWGKMAEQWLQEKEAERRKQKTPRMTPRPSPSPMIESTPMSIAGDATPLLDEMDR; encoded by the exons ATGTCTGACTTCATTGAGAGCGAGGCTGAGGAGTCGGAGGAGGAGTTCGAGGAGAAAGACCTGAAGCCCAAAAAGCAGCAGAGATTTATGGAGGATGATG aagaagaagaggaagaagagaataTTGAAGATCAGGATGAGCATGGAAACCTGAGAGGCCTCATTGATGATGGCGatgtggaagaagaagaagaaccccAGAGTCCCAGAGAGGATAGTGACTCTGGTGAAGAGGTCCGTCATCGCCGGAGAAAACGAA GTTTTAATGACTATCTTGATGATGATGATCTGGACCTCATCGAGGAAAATTTAGGAGTAAAAGTGAAGAGAAGG AAAAAGAAATACTCGCGTGTGAAAACCATGGATGATGAGGGGGAAGATGATGAGAAAGACATGATCGCCGACGAGATCTTCACTGGCGAGGGTGACGGAGATGGAGAGTTGGAGGAAGGAGAGGCTGTGGACACACTTCACCCAAGAGAtgacgaagaggaggaagaggatgaggaatCCG ATATTGATGATTTCATTGTGGATGATGATGGGCAGCCCATCACTAAAAAGAAGGGAAAGAAATTCTCTGGCTACACTGATGC TGCCTTGCAAGAAGCTCAAGAGATATTCggaggtgactttgactttgccGAGTTCGACACTGAGGCATATGATAAtgcagaagaggaagaggaggatcaGGAGGATGAGTCATGGGATCGGCCAAAGAAGCAGACCAAGAGAAGGGTTGGCCGCCGGAGCATATTTGAGATCTATGAGCCCAGCGAGCTGGAGAGCAGCCACATGACTGATCAGGACAATGAGATCCGCTCTACAGACATGCCTGAAAGATTCCAG CTGAGGGCCATCCCTGTAAAGCCTGCTGAGGATGATGAACTGGAGGAAGAAGCTGAATGGATTTACAGGAATGCCTTCTCCACACCGACCATCTCCATGCAG GAGAGCACAGACTATCTAGATCGTGGGACAACCACTAATTTCAGCAGAAAGGGCCCCAGTACTATTGCTAAAATCAAAGAAGCTCTGAACTTCATGAGGAACCAACACTTTGAG GTTCCCTTCATTGCATTCTACAGGAAGGAGTATGTGGAACCAGAGCTGAACATTAATGATCTGTGGAAGGTGTGGCAGTGGGATGAGAAG TGGACTCAGCTGAAGACCAGGAAGCAGAACCTGACACGTCTTTTCCAGAGGATGCAGTCTTATCAGTTTGAGCAGATCTCCGCTGACCCTGACAAGCCACTGGCCGACTCAACTCGTCCTCTAGACACAGCTGATATGGAGAG ACTGAAAGACGTCCAGTCTCTTGATGAGCTGGGAGACGTCTACAACCACTTCCTGCTCTACTATGGCCGAGACATTCCTAAGATGCAGAATGCAGCCAGGGCCAgcaaaaagaaactgaaaaagaTCAAGGAAGTGTCAGAGGAAGATG GGGAAGAGGCAGaagtggaggaggaagaggaagaagaggagcaaAAGGGTCCAGATCTGAAACAAGCTTCCCGTAGAGATATGTACAGCATCTGTCAGAGCGCAGGCCTTG ACGGTCTTGCCAAAAAGTTTGGTCTGACCCCAGAGCAGTTTGGAGAAAACTTGCGAGACAGTTATCAGAGGCACGAAACCGAACAGTTTCCTGCCGAGCCTTTGGAGCTGGCCAAGGACTATGTGTGCAG CCAATTTAACAACCCGGAGGCTGTTCTGGAAGGTGCTCGTTACATGGTGGCCATGCAGATTGCCCGTGAGCCTCTGGTCAGGCACGTGCTCAGACAGACCTTCCAGGAGAGGGCCAAGATTAACATCAAGCCAACTAAGAAGGGCAAGAAG GACGTGGATGAAGCACACTATGCCTATTCCTTCAAGTACCTGAAGAACAAGCCTGTGAAAGAGCTCAATGGAGATCAGTTCTTGAAGATGTGCCTTGCTGAGGAAGAAGGCCTGCTCGCCATAGACATCTGCATCGACCTTGTGGGAGTCAAAGG GTACGGAGGAGATCAGACCTACTTTGATGAAATTAAGCAGTTCTACTACAGGGATGAGTTCAGTCACCAGGTGCAGGAATGGAACAAGCAGAGAACTCTTGCTATTGAGCGTTCCTTGCAGCATTTCCTGTATCCTCAGATGGCCAAGGAACTGAAAAAcaagctggttgctgaagccaagGACAATATTGTTAAG TCTTGTTGCAAGAAGCTGTATAACTGGTTGAAGGTGGCTCCTTATCGGCCTGATCAGCAGGTAGAGGAGGACGATGACCTCATGGATGAGTCGCAAGGAAAGGGTATCCGTGTTCTTGGGGTGGCATTTGCTTCTGGCAG AGATACACCAGTGTTCTGCTCCCTCCTTAATGGTGAAGGAGAGGTTGTGGACTTTCTCAGGCTTCCTTATTTCCTGAAGAGGAGAAATGCGTGGAGAGAGGATGAAAGggagaaaaag CTTCAAGATATTGAAAACCTCAAGAAATTCCTCCTTAGTAAGAAGCCACATGTCGTTGCTGTTGCTGGGGAGAATCG TGATGCTCATATGGTGATGGAGGACATCAAGCGCACCATCAGTGAGCTGGAGCAGGACTCCTCTCTGCCTGCTGTGGGAGTGGAGCTGGTGGACAATGAGCTGGCTATGCTTTATATGAACAGCAAGAAGTCTGAG GCGGATTTCAGGGACTATCCACCTCTGCTCCGGCAGGCTGTGTCTGTGGCTCGCAAAATTCAGGACCCCCTAGTGGAGTTTGCCCAAGTGTGCAGCAGCGATGAGGACATCCTGTGTTTGAAACTGCATCCCCTGCAG GAACATGTAGTGAAAGAGGAGCTGCTGGGCGCTCTTTACTGCGAGTTCATAAACCGGGTGAATGAGGTTGGTGTGGATGTGAACCGGGCCATTGCTCACCCTTACACCCAGAGCCTGGTCCAGTACATCTGTGGCCTCGGTACTAGAAAAGGCTCACACTTGCTTAAG ATTCTAAAACAGAACAACACTAGGTTAGAGAACCGAACCCAGTTGGTCACCATGTGCCATATGGGACCCAAAGTCTTCATTAACTGTGCTGGCTTCATCAAGATCGACACCGCCTCTCTTGGAGACAG TACTGACTCCTACATCGAAGTCTTGGACGGTTCTCGAGTGCACCCTGAAACATACGAGTGGGCACGTAAGATGGCAGTGGATGCTCTAGAGTACGACGAGTCAGCAGAAGATGCCAACCCAGCCGGAGCGCTAGAGGAGATCCTTGAGAACCCAGAGAGGCTCAAGGACCTGGATCTAGACGCCTTCGCTGAGGAGCTGGAGAGACAG gGTTATGGTAATAAGGGAATTACACTGTATGACATCCGAGCGGAGCTCAGCTGTAGATATAAAGATCTGAGAGCCCCATACAGGCCTCCCAACACCGAGGAGGTCTTTAACCTGCTCACCAAGGAGACTCCTGAGACCTTCTATATTG GTAAACTGATCACATGTGTGGTGACTGGCATTGCTCACAGACGGCCACAGGGTGAGAGTTATGACCAGGCCATCCGTAATGATGAGACGGGTCTCTGGCAGTGTCCATTTTGCCAGCAGGACAACTTCCCTGAGCTCAGCGAG GTTTGGAATCACTTTGACAGCGGCTCCTGCCCTGGGCAAGCCATCGGAGTGAGAACTAGGTTAGATAACGCTGTCACAGGCTTCATACCAACAAAGTTTATTAGTGACAAAGTGGTGAAGCACCCTGAGGAGAGAGTCAAG GTTGGCATGACCGTGCACTGCCGCATCATGAAGATTGACATCGAGAAGTTCAACGTGGATCTTACCTGTAGAACATCTGACCTGAGTGACAAGAACAACGAATGGAAGCTTCCCAAAGACACCTACTATGATTTTGATGCTGAGACCGATGATGTGAAACAGGAAGAGGAGCAAAAGAAGAAGCAGCAGAGAACCA CTTACATTAAGCGAGTGATCGCTCACCCGTCCTTCCACAACATCAACTTCAAACAAGCGGAGAAGATGATGGAAACCATGGACCAAGGTGATGTGGTGATTCGGCCCAGCAGTAAAGGGGAGAACCACCTGACGGTCACATGGAAGGTGGCTGATGGGATCTATCAGCATGTAGACGTCCGTGAGGAGGGTAAAGAGAATGCGTTTAGCCTTGGACATACTCTTTGGATTAACAATGAG GAGTTTGAGGATCTGGATGAAATCACAGCCAGGTATGTCCAGCCCATGGCTGCATTCGCACGAGATCTGCTCGGCCACAAATACTTCCAGGAGTGCAATGGTGGTGAAAGAAAG AAAATGGAGGAGATTCTCATAAGGTCCAAAAAAGAGAAGCCGACTTTCATCCCCTACTATGTTTCAGCTTGTAGAGACCTGCCAGGCAAATTTCTGCTGGGTTACCAACCTAGAGGGAAGCCAAG GATAGAGTATGTAACCATCACTCCAGATGGCTTTAGGTATCGCTCTCAGATGTTCCCTACAGTCAATGGTCTTTTCCGCTGGTTCAAGGACCACTACCAGGAACCTGTGCCAG GTGTCACACCAACCAGCAGCAGAACGAGAACACCAGCATCAGTGAATGCCACACCTGCCAACATCAACATTGCCG ACTTGACTCGAGCCGTCAACGCTCTCCCGCGAAACATGACATCCCAGATGTTCAACGCCATAGCGGCGGTTACAGGCCAGGGCCAGAATCCCAACACGACGCCGGCCCAGTGGGCCTCCAGTCAGTATGGTTACAGTGGCGGCAGCAGTGCAGGAGGTGGCGGCAGCAGCAGCGCTTATCAT gttttcgCAACGCCCCAGCAGCCGATGGCCACGCCCATGATGACGCCCAGCTACTCTTACACCACACCTGGCCAGCAGCAGGCCATGACCACACCCCAGTATCCCAGCAGCACCCCACAGTCCTCACACGGACACCATCAGCATTCGTCCTCCACACCATCGTCCTCGTCATCGAGAGTGCGGACACCACAGCCCAA GGCAAGCTCCCACACCGCCGTGGATTGGGGTAAGATGGCCGAACAGTGGCTGCAGGAGAAAGAAGCAGAGCGGCGGAAGCAAAAGACGCCCCGTATGACACCTCGACCTTCACCCAGCCCCATGATCGAGAGCACGCCCATGTCCATCGCCGGAGACGCCACTCCCCTCTTGGACGAGATGGACCGATAG
- the sdf2 gene encoding stromal cell-derived factor 2: MDSLGFSRAQLPLTVLLSCMFTFSSGSELKFVTCGSVVKLLNVKHNVRLHSHDVRYGSGSGQQSVTGVTVVEDSNSYWTVRGTSEVSCHRGTPVQCGQNIRLTHVNTGRNLHSHYFTSPLSSNQEVSAFGENGEGDHLDEWTVLCAGSVWQRDESVRFRHTATEALLSVTGEQYGRPIHGQREVHGMMVSSSHSYWKTMEGVFMKPSEIGSRDFISAMHTEF, translated from the exons ATGGATAGTTTGGGGTTCTCTCGGGCGCAGTTGCCTTTAACAGTGTTATTGTCATGTATGTTTACATTCTCCTCCGGCAGTGAATTGAAGTTTGTAACGTGCGGGTCGGTGGTGAAGCTGCTCAATGTAAAACACAACGTCAGGTTACACTCTCATGACGTGCGTTATGGATCTG GTAGTGGTCAGCAGTCGGTGACCGGTGTGACCGTGGTGGAGGACAGTAACAGTTACTGGACTGTGCGGGGCACCAGTGAAGTTTCATGTCATCGAGGGACTCCGGTACAGTGTGGACAGAACATCCGACTGACTCATGTGAACACGGGCCGCAATCTACACAGCCACTACTTTACTTCTCCTCTTTCTTCAAATCAg GAGGTCAGTGCCTTTGGTGAGAATGGGGAGGGTGACCATCTGGACGAGTGGACCGTTCTGTGTGCAGGCTCTGTTTGGCAGCGGGATGAGTCAGTTCGGTTCCGGCACACGGCCACCGAGGCTCTGCTGTCTGTGACGGGAGAACAGTACGGCAGACCCATCCACGGCCAGAGAGAAGTGCACGGCATGATGGTCAGCAGCTCACACAGCTACTGGAAAACAATGGAGGGCGTCTTCATGAAACCCAGTGAGATCGGATCCAGGGATTTCATTAGTGCAATGCACACTGAGTTTTAG